Proteins encoded together in one Nostoc sp. PCC 7524 window:
- a CDS encoding beta-lactamase hydrolase domain-containing protein: MDIVRKINNELAIAGQITPDQFSQIIADGYKSVMNLRSPDEKNVLDDEKQKLEFLGLRYINFPIKVEDINHQTTLQVLKTIHELPKPALIHCDDSIRSAVIALLYIATKQGITFEKAIELTVNLGLI; the protein is encoded by the coding sequence ATGGATATCGTCAGAAAAATTAACAATGAATTAGCCATCGCCGGACAAATTACCCCAGATCAATTTTCACAAATAATTGCTGATGGTTATAAGTCGGTAATGAATCTGCGATCGCCTGATGAAAAGAATGTATTAGATGATGAAAAACAGAAGCTAGAATTCTTAGGACTACGCTATATCAATTTTCCTATCAAAGTCGAAGATATTAACCATCAAACCACACTCCAGGTCTTAAAAACAATCCATGAATTACCCAAACCTGCTTTGATTCATTGTGACGATTCTATCCGTTCAGCAGTCATAGCACTGTTATATATTGCGACGAAACAAGGTATTACCTTTGAAAAGGCAATTGAACTAACTGTTAATTTGGGTTTGATATAA